From the Vibrio alginolyticus NBRC 15630 = ATCC 17749 genome, one window contains:
- a CDS encoding MinD/ParA family protein, with protein MTENMIHDQASGLRRLTQPSLTKVIAVTGGKGGVGKSNVTLGLAICMARQGKKVMVLDADLGLANVDVMLGIRAKRNLGHVLAGECELKDAIVEGPYGIKIIPATSGTQSMTELSHAQHAGLIRAFGSLEDEMDVLLIDTAAGISDMVISFSRAAQDVVVVVCDEPTSITDAYALIKLLSKEHQVQRFKVVANMVRSYREGRELFAKLTLVTERFLNVSLELVACIPLDDKVRQAVKRQKIVVDAFPRSPAALAISSLANKALTWPLPKTPSGHLEFFVERLLNRTEFAEDPFGE; from the coding sequence ATGACTGAGAATATGATACACGATCAAGCAAGCGGCCTCCGTCGCTTAACACAACCATCGTTGACCAAAGTGATTGCTGTTACTGGCGGCAAAGGTGGTGTGGGGAAATCAAACGTAACACTGGGTCTGGCGATTTGTATGGCTCGCCAAGGCAAGAAGGTGATGGTTCTCGACGCTGATTTAGGTCTGGCCAATGTGGACGTGATGCTCGGAATTCGTGCAAAACGTAATCTAGGACATGTCTTAGCGGGTGAATGTGAGCTAAAAGATGCGATTGTCGAAGGGCCTTATGGTATAAAGATAATTCCTGCAACTTCTGGCACACAGAGCATGACAGAGCTTTCTCACGCTCAGCATGCTGGACTCATCCGAGCATTTGGTAGTCTTGAAGACGAAATGGATGTCCTGCTGATTGATACCGCTGCTGGTATCTCTGACATGGTAATCAGTTTTTCGCGAGCAGCTCAAGATGTGGTTGTAGTTGTGTGTGATGAACCGACGTCAATCACAGATGCCTATGCATTAATCAAGCTGTTGAGTAAAGAACACCAAGTTCAACGCTTTAAAGTTGTAGCAAATATGGTCAGAAGCTACCGTGAAGGGCGAGAATTGTTTGCAAAGTTGACACTAGTCACAGAGCGATTCTTGAATGTTAGCCTTGAACTCGTAGCATGTATTCCATTAGATGATAAAGTACGACAGGCTGTAAAAAGACAAAAAATTGTCGTTGATGCGTTCCCACGCTCGCCTGCCGCTTTAGCTATCAGCTCACTAGCAAACAAAGCGTTGACGTGGCCACTACCGAAAACACCAAGTGGACACTTGGAATTTTTTGTGGAAAGGTTGCTAAATCGTACCGAATTCGCAGAGGACCCTTTTGGTGAATAA
- the cheY gene encoding chemotaxis response regulator CheY → MKILIVDDFSTMRRIVKNLLRDLGFNNTQEADDGLTALPMLKKGDFDFVVTDWNMPGMQGIDLLKHIRADAELKHLPVLMITAEAKREQIIEAAQAGVNGYIVKPFTAATLKEKLDKIFERL, encoded by the coding sequence ATGAAGATCCTTATTGTTGATGATTTCTCAACAATGCGCCGTATTGTTAAAAACCTGCTTCGTGACTTGGGTTTCAATAACACTCAAGAAGCGGACGATGGTTTAACCGCATTACCAATGCTGAAAAAAGGTGACTTCGATTTTGTTGTAACTGACTGGAACATGCCAGGTATGCAAGGCATCGATTTGCTTAAACACATCCGCGCGGATGCAGAACTTAAGCATCTGCCAGTTCTAATGATCACGGCTGAAGCGAAGCGTGAGCAGATCATTGAAGCTGCTCAAGCAGGTGTAAACGGCTACATTGTTAAGCCATTTACTGCTGCAACATTAAAAGAAAAATTAGATAAAATTTTCGAGCGTTTATAA
- a CDS encoding protein phosphatase CheZ, translated as MISLEQAKSLVQMLENGEQDQANMLVASIYEGADNPMLQEIGALTRDLHESLKQFSLDQRMTEIAKDEIPNARDRLNYVIEKTELAANKTMDAVDCCLPIADNLHDCLLKVRPQWNELMHGRIELSEFKALCHRIDGLLVQVEGDSTELRGQLTEILMAQDFQDLTGQIIRRVITLVNEVEGRLVEILTVFSGNKLEEHIQVLSEPADKKNTQTSEAEGPILHPELREDAVSSQDEVDDLLSSLGF; from the coding sequence ATGATCTCACTAGAGCAGGCGAAGTCACTCGTTCAAATGCTAGAAAACGGGGAACAAGACCAAGCCAATATGCTTGTTGCCTCGATCTACGAAGGTGCCGATAACCCAATGCTGCAAGAAATTGGAGCGTTAACTCGAGACCTTCACGAATCACTCAAGCAGTTCAGTCTCGATCAGCGCATGACCGAAATTGCGAAAGACGAAATCCCTAACGCTAGGGATCGTCTCAATTATGTGATCGAGAAGACAGAGCTTGCAGCCAACAAAACAATGGATGCGGTCGACTGCTGCCTTCCTATCGCTGACAACCTGCATGATTGCCTTCTAAAAGTTCGTCCTCAATGGAATGAACTCATGCACGGGCGCATAGAATTAAGCGAATTTAAAGCACTGTGCCACCGAATCGACGGGCTATTAGTGCAAGTCGAAGGGGACAGCACTGAATTGCGCGGCCAGTTGACCGAAATTCTCATGGCGCAAGACTTCCAAGACCTAACTGGCCAAATCATTCGCCGCGTAATTACGTTGGTTAATGAAGTTGAAGGCCGCTTAGTGGAAATCCTAACCGTATTCTCTGGAAATAAACTTGAAGAACACATTCAAGTTTTGTCAGAACCGGCAGATAAAAAGAATACACAAACAAGCGAAGCCGAAGGCCCGATTCTTCATCCAGAACTGAGAGAAGATGCGGTTTCATCGCAGGACGAAGTCGATGACTTGTTGTCCAGTCTTGGATTTTAA
- the flhA gene encoding flagellar biosynthesis protein FlhA, which translates to MKLSLPFADKLPRIPQREMPAIGAPVMVLATLAMVVLPIPAFLLDMFFTFNIALSMVVLLVTVYTRRPLDFAAFPTVLLIATLLRLALNVASTRVVLLHGHEGGNAAGNVIEAFGNVVIGGNYAVGLVVFLILMIINFMVVTKGAGRISEVSARFTLDALPGKQMAIDADLNAGLIDQEQARVRRFEVTKEADFYGSMDGASKFVKGDAIAGILILFINIVGGLSIGMAQYGLGFGEAIEIYTLLTIGDGLVAQIPSLLLSIAAAMMVTRQNTDEDMGEQLVFQMFDNPKALMITAAILGVMGIVPGMPHFAFLSLAVAAGAAAYFIDKRQKQKAKEPALPATADEGTEPSSQRELSWDDVQPVDIIGLEVGYRLIPLVDRDQGGELLERVKGVRKKLSQDFGFLIPAVHIRDNLELTPNSYRITLMGVAVGEAEIRPDQELAINPGQVYGMIDGEPTIDPAFGLEAVWIREDQREHAQALGYTVVDSSTVLATHLSQLLTNNASQLIGHEEVENLLEMLGRSAPKLVENFVPDQLPLGVVVKVLQNLLNEAIPIRDIRTIVQTLAEYSSKSQEADILTAAVRISLKRLIVQEINGIEPELPVITLIPELEQILHQTMQASGGESAGIEPGLAERLQSSLSQATQEQELKGEPAVLLTSGVLRSTLAKFVKNTIPNLRVLSYQEIPDEKQIRIVQAVGN; encoded by the coding sequence ATGAAGTTAAGCCTGCCGTTTGCAGATAAATTGCCACGAATCCCTCAACGTGAAATGCCAGCTATTGGTGCTCCGGTGATGGTTTTGGCCACCCTAGCGATGGTGGTACTGCCGATTCCAGCATTTTTGCTGGATATGTTCTTCACCTTTAACATCGCGCTGTCGATGGTGGTGTTGTTAGTGACCGTTTACACACGTCGCCCTTTGGACTTCGCTGCTTTTCCAACGGTATTGCTGATCGCCACGTTGCTCCGCTTGGCTTTGAACGTTGCCTCGACTCGTGTCGTCTTACTGCATGGTCATGAAGGCGGTAATGCGGCAGGTAACGTAATTGAGGCGTTCGGTAACGTCGTTATTGGTGGTAACTACGCGGTCGGCCTAGTGGTTTTCCTCATCTTAATGATCATCAACTTTATGGTGGTGACCAAAGGTGCGGGTCGTATCTCTGAGGTAAGTGCTCGCTTTACGCTTGATGCGTTGCCGGGTAAGCAAATGGCGATTGATGCGGACTTGAATGCCGGATTGATAGACCAAGAGCAGGCAAGAGTTCGTCGTTTTGAAGTGACCAAAGAAGCGGATTTCTATGGCTCGATGGATGGTGCCTCGAAGTTCGTAAAAGGTGACGCGATTGCCGGTATTTTGATTCTGTTTATCAACATCGTCGGCGGTCTGTCGATCGGTATGGCGCAATATGGATTGGGTTTCGGTGAAGCGATTGAAATCTATACCTTACTGACAATCGGTGATGGTTTGGTCGCACAAATCCCATCGCTATTGCTGTCAATTGCAGCGGCAATGATGGTGACACGCCAAAACACCGATGAAGACATGGGTGAACAACTGGTTTTCCAGATGTTCGACAACCCAAAAGCGCTGATGATTACTGCGGCTATTCTTGGTGTGATGGGCATCGTACCGGGCATGCCACACTTTGCGTTTTTGAGCCTGGCAGTCGCGGCCGGTGCAGCGGCATATTTCATCGACAAACGGCAGAAGCAGAAAGCGAAAGAGCCCGCTTTACCAGCAACAGCAGACGAAGGTACAGAACCTTCCTCACAGCGCGAACTGTCTTGGGATGACGTCCAGCCAGTCGATATTATTGGCTTGGAAGTCGGTTATCGCTTAATCCCTTTGGTGGACAGAGACCAAGGTGGGGAACTGTTAGAGCGCGTAAAAGGCGTGCGTAAAAAGTTATCGCAAGATTTTGGGTTCCTAATTCCAGCGGTTCATATTCGTGACAATCTTGAGCTGACCCCAAACAGTTACCGAATTACATTGATGGGGGTTGCGGTGGGCGAAGCAGAGATTCGTCCGGATCAAGAGTTAGCGATTAACCCAGGTCAGGTGTATGGCATGATTGATGGTGAGCCAACCATTGACCCTGCTTTTGGACTGGAAGCCGTATGGATCCGAGAAGATCAGCGTGAGCACGCGCAAGCCTTAGGTTATACGGTGGTTGATTCATCAACGGTATTAGCGACGCACCTAAGCCAGCTATTGACCAACAACGCATCACAGCTAATTGGCCATGAAGAAGTAGAGAATTTATTAGAAATGTTGGGACGCAGCGCGCCTAAGTTGGTCGAGAACTTTGTTCCTGACCAATTACCATTAGGTGTGGTGGTGAAAGTCCTACAAAACTTGTTAAACGAGGCCATTCCAATCCGCGATATTCGCACGATTGTTCAAACTTTGGCTGAGTACTCAAGTAAGAGTCAAGAAGCTGACATATTGACGGCAGCAGTTCGAATTAGTCTTAAACGTCTAATTGTTCAAGAAATCAATGGTATAGAGCCTGAGTTACCAGTGATCACTTTAATACCCGAACTGGAACAAATATTGCATCAAACTATGCAAGCATCAGGAGGCGAATCCGCGGGGATTGAACCGGGACTCGCTGAGCGATTGCAGTCTTCACTAAGCCAAGCGACACAGGAACAAGAACTGAAAGGCGAACCTGCCGTTCTGCTTACTTCTGGTGTATTACGCTCGACGTTGGCGAAATTTGTGAAGAACACAATACCTAATCTCCGGGTACTGTCTTACCAAGAAATCCCGGATGAAAAACAGATCAGAATTGTGCAAGCCGTGGGTAACTGA
- a CDS encoding ParA family protein yields MIVWSVANQKGGVGKTTSTVTLAGLLSQKGHRVLMVDTDPHASLTTYLGYDPDAVTSSLFDLFQLKTFSRETVKPLILETELEGMDIIPAHMSLATLDRVMGNRSGMGLILKRALQTVSQDYDYVLIDCPPILGVMMVNALAASDRILIPVQTEFLAMKGLERMMRTLTIMQKSRPGGFKVTIVPTMYDKRTKASLQTLMQLKKDYPNQVWTSAVPIDTKFRDASLKHLPASHFASGSRGVFAYKQLLIYLERLAFDEQ; encoded by the coding sequence ATGATTGTTTGGAGTGTAGCTAACCAGAAAGGAGGCGTGGGTAAAACCACCTCAACAGTGACATTGGCGGGCTTATTGAGCCAAAAAGGCCATCGAGTATTGATGGTTGATACTGATCCTCACGCCTCACTGACTACTTATCTCGGTTATGATCCTGATGCAGTAACTTCGAGCCTATTTGATTTATTCCAGTTGAAGACGTTTTCTCGTGAGACGGTTAAGCCGTTGATTTTAGAAACAGAGCTGGAAGGAATGGATATCATTCCCGCGCATATGTCCCTTGCCACGCTTGATCGCGTAATGGGTAATCGCAGTGGTATGGGATTAATCTTAAAACGGGCGCTGCAAACTGTCTCACAAGACTATGACTATGTGTTGATTGATTGTCCGCCAATCCTTGGCGTGATGATGGTGAACGCGTTGGCAGCCAGTGACCGAATTTTGATTCCTGTTCAAACAGAGTTTTTGGCGATGAAAGGTCTAGAGCGCATGATGCGTACGCTAACCATTATGCAAAAATCTCGCCCGGGCGGTTTCAAAGTGACTATCGTCCCAACCATGTACGATAAGCGCACGAAAGCGTCATTGCAGACATTGATGCAACTGAAAAAAGATTACCCAAATCAAGTGTGGACCTCAGCGGTGCCTATTGATACCAAGTTCCGCGATGCCAGTTTAAAGCACTTGCCAGCGTCGCATTTTGCATCTGGTAGTCGTGGTGTGTTTGCCTATAAACAGCTACTGATTTATCTGGAGAGGTTGGCGTTCGATGAGCAGTAA
- a CDS encoding protein-glutamate methylesterase/protein-glutamine glutaminase: MAIKVLVVDDSSFFRRRVSEIINSESRLEVIDVAVNGREAVEKAKSLKPDVITMDIEMPVMDGITAVREIMAAAPTPILMFSSLTHDGAKATLDALDAGALDFLPKKFEDIARNREEAVSLLQQRVIQIASKRAFMRRPIARPTASTSTTTRSLGSRTASPVTPTPTRPAATKYRASGKKYQLTAIGTSTGGPVALQKILTRLPMNYPHPIVLIQHMPATFTAAFASRLNTLCKIQVKEAQDGDVLQPGVAYLAPGGKQMMVDGRAGAARLRIIDGGDRMNYKPCVDVTFGSAAKVYDDKVLSLVLTGMGADGREGARMLKSSGSTIWAQDEESCVVYGMPQAVAKAGISSEDLPLDRIAERMLVEVGLA, translated from the coding sequence ATGGCGATTAAAGTACTAGTCGTTGATGATTCGAGTTTTTTCCGACGTCGCGTGAGCGAAATCATCAACTCAGAATCGCGCCTAGAAGTGATTGACGTTGCGGTAAATGGTAGAGAGGCGGTTGAGAAAGCCAAATCCCTCAAACCTGACGTCATCACGATGGATATTGAAATGCCAGTTATGGATGGCATTACAGCTGTACGTGAAATAATGGCCGCTGCTCCAACGCCAATTCTAATGTTTTCGTCCCTGACCCACGACGGGGCGAAAGCTACGCTTGATGCGCTAGATGCAGGCGCATTGGACTTCTTACCGAAAAAGTTTGAGGACATTGCGCGTAACCGTGAAGAAGCTGTGTCATTACTTCAACAGCGTGTGATTCAGATTGCCTCGAAGCGCGCTTTCATGCGTCGACCTATCGCTCGCCCAACAGCGAGTACCAGCACGACTACTCGATCATTAGGTTCAAGAACGGCTTCACCTGTGACTCCAACACCAACTCGACCTGCTGCGACAAAGTACCGTGCTTCTGGTAAGAAGTATCAACTGACGGCAATTGGCACATCAACAGGTGGCCCCGTTGCTCTACAAAAAATTCTGACGCGCTTGCCGATGAACTATCCGCATCCGATTGTATTGATTCAACACATGCCAGCAACGTTTACTGCTGCGTTTGCCAGTCGTTTGAACACCTTGTGTAAGATTCAAGTGAAAGAAGCACAAGATGGCGATGTGTTACAGCCCGGTGTGGCATACCTTGCACCAGGTGGGAAACAAATGATGGTAGATGGACGAGCGGGCGCTGCTCGTCTTCGCATTATTGATGGCGGCGACCGCATGAACTACAAACCATGTGTGGATGTGACTTTTGGTTCTGCCGCAAAAGTATATGACGACAAAGTGCTCTCTTTAGTGTTGACAGGCATGGGTGCAGACGGTCGTGAGGGCGCTCGCATGTTGAAGTCTTCAGGCTCAACTATTTGGGCACAAGATGAAGAAAGTTGTGTTGTTTATGGCATGCCCCAAGCGGTTGCTAAAGCAGGTATTTCTTCAGAAGATTTACCGCTTGACCGCATTGCTGAACGCATGTTGGTGGAAGTTGGCCTAGCTTAG
- the flhF gene encoding flagellar biosynthesis protein FlhF, which yields MKIKRFFAKDMRTALLQVKEELGAEAVIMSNKKVAGGVAIVAAIDSESNPPQASAASQQNRGASQSNRYNEHRQMSSSSADRYQDRHLDEDKISLNSNNSNNEKTGSMTQRFANMLKQYSGGAADADDHVAENEDSLSALLQRQNKHRDGYNQEKPAPYQPDSPLAKLIAQDNRFERPTPKLDPTRYDRRRPSDERDESADELESMREEMTSIRRLLEHQVSGLMWQEVERREPLRAMLIKRLERMGVSPELADQMACYIPEDTKPARAWKALLSLVADQINIPKQDILKRGGVVALLGPTGVGKTTTVAKLAARAAMEYGADNVALVTTDTYRIGAHEQLSIYGRIMGCPVRVAKDSNELADVIYQLRNRRLILVDTAGMGQRDVRLSEQLDTLMQESGEVIHSYLVLPATAQRRVLQETLDHFRRIPLSGCIMTKLDESLSLGEFISVVIQNAMPVAYIANGQRVPEDIVIAQPKYMLAKANELLEKSTENEPHFWNSDSEGL from the coding sequence TTGAAAATAAAGCGATTTTTTGCCAAAGACATGAGAACGGCGCTGCTCCAAGTGAAAGAGGAGTTAGGCGCGGAAGCTGTGATCATGTCAAACAAGAAAGTGGCTGGTGGAGTAGCGATTGTTGCGGCGATAGATAGTGAATCTAATCCGCCTCAAGCAAGCGCAGCGTCACAGCAAAATCGCGGTGCTTCTCAATCGAATCGCTATAACGAACATCGTCAAATGTCATCGTCTTCTGCTGATCGTTACCAAGATCGTCATTTAGATGAAGATAAAATTAGCCTGAACAGTAATAACAGTAACAATGAAAAAACAGGCTCAATGACGCAGCGATTCGCTAATATGCTTAAGCAATATAGCGGTGGTGCAGCAGATGCTGACGATCACGTAGCGGAAAATGAAGATTCGCTCTCTGCTTTGCTGCAACGCCAAAATAAGCATCGCGACGGCTACAACCAAGAAAAGCCAGCGCCATATCAACCAGATTCACCTTTGGCGAAGCTAATCGCACAGGACAATCGATTTGAACGTCCGACGCCCAAGCTGGATCCGACGCGATATGACCGACGTCGCCCAAGTGATGAGCGTGACGAATCGGCCGATGAGCTAGAAAGCATGCGCGAAGAGATGACGTCAATTCGTCGTCTGTTGGAGCACCAAGTTTCTGGCCTGATGTGGCAAGAAGTAGAACGCCGTGAGCCGCTAAGAGCAATGCTGATTAAGCGCTTAGAGCGAATGGGCGTTTCTCCGGAGTTAGCAGACCAGATGGCCTGTTATATTCCGGAAGATACAAAGCCAGCGCGAGCGTGGAAAGCGTTATTGTCGCTGGTGGCGGATCAAATCAATATTCCTAAACAGGACATTTTAAAACGTGGTGGCGTAGTCGCATTGTTGGGTCCGACTGGGGTTGGGAAAACAACAACCGTAGCGAAACTCGCAGCACGCGCAGCCATGGAATACGGTGCCGACAATGTGGCCCTTGTGACAACAGATACATATCGCATAGGTGCACATGAGCAACTCTCAATTTACGGAAGAATCATGGGTTGTCCCGTAAGAGTTGCTAAAGATTCTAACGAGTTAGCCGATGTTATATATCAGCTAAGAAACAGAAGACTGATTTTGGTCGATACGGCAGGGATGGGGCAACGAGATGTGAGGCTTTCCGAGCAGCTCGACACTCTAATGCAAGAGAGCGGAGAAGTGATTCACAGCTACCTTGTTTTGCCGGCTACCGCACAACGTCGTGTTCTACAAGAAACGCTGGATCACTTCCGACGTATACCACTTTCGGGTTGTATTATGACGAAGCTTGATGAGTCATTAAGCCTAGGCGAATTCATCAGTGTAGTGATTCAAAACGCAATGCCAGTAGCTTACATCGCTAATGGTCAGCGCGTACCAGAAGACATTGTGATAGCGCAACCAAAATATATGCTTGCGAAAGCAAATGAACTGTTAGAGAAGTCGACAGAGAACGAACCTCACTTTTGGAACAGTGACAGTGAAGGACTCTAA
- a CDS encoding RNA polymerase sigma factor FliA, translating to MNKAITYDQHGKFNSQQAFIERYSVLVKRIAHHLLGRLPPSVQVEDLIQAGMIGLIEAQQNYDGSKGASFETYAGIRIRGAMLDDMRKGDWVPRSVHKNNREINQAIAELEGELNRDPTDSEVATHLGMTLDQYHSALTDINCSKLVGIEDLGVSDDVISPADETDDSNPFKGVVDESFRKALVESIKQLPEREALVLSLYYDEELNLKEIGDVLGVSESRVSQILSQAMQRLRTKLSAWTQND from the coding sequence GTGAATAAAGCGATAACCTATGACCAACATGGCAAATTTAATAGCCAGCAGGCGTTCATTGAACGTTATTCAGTGTTGGTTAAGCGCATTGCTCACCACCTACTAGGCCGTTTACCGCCGAGTGTTCAGGTAGAGGATTTAATTCAGGCCGGCATGATCGGTCTTATCGAAGCTCAGCAGAATTATGATGGTTCTAAAGGTGCGAGCTTTGAAACTTATGCAGGTATCCGTATTCGTGGCGCAATGTTAGATGACATGCGTAAAGGCGATTGGGTACCGCGTTCTGTTCATAAAAATAATCGAGAGATTAACCAAGCGATTGCGGAGCTGGAAGGCGAATTAAATCGAGATCCTACTGATTCTGAAGTAGCCACGCATCTCGGTATGACACTGGATCAATATCATAGTGCTCTTACCGATATCAACTGCTCAAAATTAGTCGGTATTGAAGATTTAGGCGTTTCTGATGATGTGATTTCACCGGCGGATGAAACCGATGACAGCAACCCATTCAAAGGGGTAGTTGATGAATCATTTCGAAAAGCACTGGTTGAATCAATAAAACAGCTTCCAGAGCGTGAAGCTTTGGTTCTTTCGCTTTATTATGATGAAGAACTCAATTTGAAAGAAATTGGCGATGTGTTAGGCGTAAGCGAATCTCGCGTAAGTCAAATACTGAGTCAAGCGATGCAACGTTTACGTACCAAGCTCAGTGCGTGGACACAAAATGACTAA
- a CDS encoding chemotaxis protein CheA: MSYDLDEDILQDFLIEAGEILELLSEQLVELENNPEDKDLLNAIFRGFHTVKGGAGFLSLAELVDTCHGAENVFDVLRNGQRTVTQNLMDTMLKALDTVNTQFQAVQDREPLEAADPELLEELHRLCKPESEDEVAATVVEEPVATPEPIIPEPIIEEPAAPSAPSSVGSVDEITQDEFEKLLDELHGKGSAPGTSMSATPTTPSEPPQSSAPSVESGDITDDEFERLLDELHGVGKSPSTAEAAASASVPVEPPKAAEPSAPVSSSSNQDSDLMTDEEFEKLLDELHGSGKGPTLEELDMATKPASANVEQSPAKPEPVAKPAPVQAAPAPKPESKPVAVKEEAKAPAVKKPQAEATVRVDTSTLDTIMNMVGELVLVRNRLLSLGLNSDNEEMSKAVANLDVVTADLQGAVMKTRMQPIKKVFGRFPRVVRDLARNLNKDIVLEMRGEETDLDKNLVEALADPLIHLVRNSVDHGIEMPDARAKAGKSRTGKVILSASQEGDHIELSIVDDGGGMDPNKLRGIAVKRGMMDEDAAARLTDKECFNLIFAPGFSSKDKISDISGRGVGMDVVKTAINTLNGSIDIDSELGKGTKITIKVPLTLAILPTLMVGVGGHPFALPLASVSEIFHLDLSRTNVVDGQLTIIVREKSIPLFYLQNWLASKSQNVQERTGHGHVVIVQIGNQRVGFVVDTLIGQEEVVIKPLDNLLQGTPGMAGATITSDGHIALILDVPDLLKRYAAASRL, translated from the coding sequence ATGAGCTACGATTTAGACGAAGATATTCTTCAGGACTTTCTCATTGAGGCTGGGGAAATTCTCGAGCTGCTTTCTGAGCAGTTGGTTGAATTAGAAAATAACCCAGAAGACAAAGACTTACTTAATGCTATTTTCCGCGGGTTTCATACCGTAAAAGGCGGTGCCGGCTTCCTTTCATTGGCAGAGCTAGTCGATACTTGTCATGGTGCGGAGAACGTGTTCGACGTTTTACGAAACGGTCAACGCACGGTAACGCAAAACTTAATGGATACGATGCTAAAAGCCTTGGATACGGTTAATACCCAGTTCCAGGCTGTTCAAGATCGTGAGCCGTTAGAAGCTGCGGACCCTGAGCTTCTTGAAGAACTTCATCGTCTATGCAAACCTGAGTCAGAAGATGAAGTAGCGGCAACCGTAGTTGAAGAACCAGTGGCTACTCCAGAGCCTATTATTCCCGAGCCTATCATCGAAGAACCTGCTGCGCCGTCAGCACCATCAAGTGTCGGCTCTGTTGATGAAATTACCCAAGACGAATTCGAAAAGCTACTGGATGAGCTTCATGGTAAAGGTTCAGCGCCAGGCACCTCAATGTCTGCGACACCTACAACGCCATCTGAACCGCCTCAATCGAGTGCACCATCAGTTGAAAGTGGTGATATCACTGATGATGAGTTTGAACGTTTACTCGATGAACTGCACGGTGTAGGAAAAAGCCCTTCTACGGCAGAGGCTGCTGCATCTGCATCCGTACCAGTAGAGCCACCTAAAGCGGCAGAGCCTTCCGCTCCAGTGTCATCTTCATCAAATCAAGACAGTGACTTAATGACGGACGAAGAGTTCGAAAAGTTACTCGATGAGCTACATGGTTCAGGTAAAGGTCCAACGCTAGAAGAATTGGATATGGCAACGAAGCCAGCGTCAGCAAACGTAGAGCAAAGCCCTGCGAAACCTGAGCCTGTTGCTAAGCCAGCACCCGTTCAAGCAGCGCCAGCACCAAAGCCAGAATCTAAACCAGTCGCGGTAAAAGAAGAAGCTAAAGCACCAGCGGTTAAAAAACCTCAGGCTGAAGCAACCGTTCGTGTTGATACCTCGACACTTGATACCATCATGAACATGGTGGGTGAGCTCGTATTGGTTCGAAACCGCCTATTAAGCCTTGGTTTGAATAGCGACAACGAAGAGATGTCCAAAGCGGTCGCTAACCTTGACGTGGTAACTGCGGATCTACAAGGCGCGGTAATGAAAACGCGTATGCAGCCAATTAAGAAAGTGTTTGGCCGCTTCCCACGCGTTGTTCGTGACTTGGCTCGTAACCTAAATAAAGACATCGTGCTAGAAATGCGCGGTGAAGAAACCGACCTCGATAAAAACCTTGTAGAAGCATTGGCCGATCCGTTGATTCACTTGGTGCGTAACTCAGTTGATCACGGTATTGAAATGCCAGACGCACGCGCGAAGGCAGGCAAATCACGCACAGGTAAAGTGATTTTGTCAGCATCGCAAGAAGGGGACCATATTGAACTATCCATCGTAGATGATGGTGGCGGTATGGACCCGAACAAACTTCGTGGCATCGCGGTGAAGCGTGGCATGATGGATGAAGATGCGGCGGCGCGTTTAACAGACAAAGAGTGCTTCAACCTTATCTTCGCACCTGGTTTCTCAAGTAAAGATAAAATTTCTGACATCTCTGGTCGTGGTGTGGGTATGGACGTGGTTAAGACGGCGATCAATACCTTAAACGGTTCAATCGATATCGATTCTGAGCTAGGCAAGGGCACTAAGATTACGATCAAAGTACCACTAACGTTAGCGATTTTACCGACTCTGATGGTTGGTGTTGGCGGTCATCCGTTTGCTCTACCACTGGCTTCGGTGAGTGAAATTTTCCACTTAGATCTTAGCCGTACAAACGTGGTAGATGGTCAGCTGACGATCATTGTGCGAGAGAAATCTATCCCACTATTTTACTTACAAAACTGGTTAGCATCTAAATCGCAAAACGTCCAAGAGCGTACAGGTCACGGTCACGTGGTGATTGTACAGATTGGTAACCAACGCGTTGGTTTTGTTGTGGATACGCTTATTGGTCAAGAAGAAGTGGTTATTAAGCCTCTCGATAATCTATTACAGGGCACTCCAGGTATGGCTGGTGCGACAATTACTAGCGATGGCCATATTGCATTAATTCTAGATGTGCCTGATTTACTTAAGCGATATGCTGCGGCTTCACGCCTTTAA